A window from Theobroma cacao cultivar B97-61/B2 chromosome 3, Criollo_cocoa_genome_V2, whole genome shotgun sequence encodes these proteins:
- the LOC18605065 gene encoding uncharacterized protein LOC18605065 isoform X1, whose translation MATPPAQAQETATAQTNIPLLEPSTQLEEDQDDTQLSRSLHRLETFLRLFGFCQYSVFSFSISWFLFLLLGITLPLLIILLSYCSGCYKYEIKSFELEILVSQFLVSAISLFCISRNLRKYGIRKFLFVDRYHGHVEQFREEYAKKIDDFFRLLAAWILPCFIVKAAREVTRVVYAYHDSWWRSVVMLTVLLVSWSYSTVIYLSGSGLFNLVCNLQVIHFENYGKLLERDSDLSVYMEEHIRLTHYLSKISHRFRIFLLLEFLVVTASQFVALLETTENRGIINFINGGDFAVISIVELVGIIICLHAAAKISHRAQGLASVASRWHALVTCNSNDTSQSVSISNDDGGLEAAHLPVPMPINYSETDLEAVDYVPVPTNTQMASYMSLYHERQAFVMYLQFNPGGATVYGWKIDRALVSTIFFIELSLVLFVLGKTLTFTTK comes from the exons ATGGCAACTCCTCCTGCACAAGCACAAGAAACTGCAACAGCCCAGACCAATATTCCCCTTTTAGAGCCATCAACCCAGCTAGAAGAAGACCAAGACGACACCCAACTTTCCCGTTCCCTCCACCGTTTAGAGACCTTTCTAAGGCTCTTTGGCTTCTGCCAATATTCCGTCTTCAGCTTCTCTATATCCTGGTTCTTGTTCCTGCTTCTCGGTATTACTCTTCCACTTCTCATCATTTTGCTCTCCTATTGTTCCGGTTGTTACAAGTACGAGATCaagagttttgagcttgagatTCTCGTATCTCAGTTTCTCGTCTCTGCCATTTCTCTTTTCTGCATCTCTCGCAATCTGCGCAAATATGGGATAAGGAAGTTCCTGTTTGTGGATAGGTATCATGGTCACGTGGAACAGTTTCGTGAGGAATACGCAAAGAAGATAGAT GATTTCTTCCGTTTGTTGGCAGCGTGGATATTACCATGTTTCATTGTAAAGGCTGCTCGAGAAGTCACTCGGGTTGTCTATGCCTATCACGATTCATGGTGGAGATCAGTCGTAATGCTAACTGTTTTGCTCGTGTCCTGGAGTTATTCAACTGTCATCTATTTATCAGGCAGTGGCTTGTTCAATTTGGTGTGTAATTTGCAGGTGATACACTTTGAGAATTATGGGAAGCTTCTTGAAAGGGACTCGGATCTCTCTGTTTATATGGAGGAACACATACGTTTGACGCATTATTTATCCAAGATAAGCCACAGGTTTCGAATATTTCTCCTCCTAGAATTCCTGGTTGTGACGGCTAGTCAGTTTGTAGCTCTGTTGGAAACCACAGAAAACCGTGGAATCATCAATTTCATCAATGGTGGTGATTTTGCA GTCATCTCCATCGTTGAGCTTGTTGGAATAATAATCTGCCTGCACGCAGCTGCAAAAATCTCACATAGAGCCCAAGGTCTAGCTTCAGTAGCTAGCCGATGGCATGCTTTAGTTACCTGCAACTCTAATGATACCTCTCAATCAGTTTCAATTAGTAATGATGATGGAGGCTTGGAAGCAGCCCATCTACCAGTCCCAATGCCTATAAATTACTCAGAAACtgatttggaggcagttgaTTATGTGCCTGTTCCAACCAATACTCAAATGGCTTCGTATATGTCCTTGTATCACGAGCGACAAGCCTTTG TCATGTACTTGCAGTTCAACCCAGGCGGAGCCACGGTTTACGGATGGAAAATTGATCGGGCGCTTGTCAGTACCATTTTTTTCATAGAGCTTTCACTTGTTCTTTTTGTGCTTGGGAAAACACTGACTTTCACTACCAAATGA
- the LOC18605065 gene encoding uncharacterized protein LOC18605065 isoform X2, producing the protein MATPPAQAQETATAQTNIPLLEPSTQLEEDQDDTQLSRSLHRLETFLRLFGFCQYSVFSFSISWFLFLLLGITLPLLIILLSYCSGCYKYEIKSFELEILVSQFLVSAISLFCISRNLRKYGIRKFLFVDRYHGHVEQFREEYAKKIDDFFRLLAAWILPCFIVKAAREVTRVVYAYHDSWWRSVVMLTVLLVSWSYSTVIYLSGSGLFNLVCNLQVIHFENYGKLLERDSDLSVYMEEHIRLTHYLSKISHRFRIFLLLEFLVVTASQFVALLETTENRGIINFINGGDFAVISIVELVGIIICLHAAAKISHRAQGLASVASRWHALVTCNSNDTSQSVSISNDDGGLEAAHLPVPMPINYSETDLEAVDYVPVPTNTQMASYMSLYHERQAFVFIEEKKEKSKGWITIPVPTE; encoded by the exons ATGGCAACTCCTCCTGCACAAGCACAAGAAACTGCAACAGCCCAGACCAATATTCCCCTTTTAGAGCCATCAACCCAGCTAGAAGAAGACCAAGACGACACCCAACTTTCCCGTTCCCTCCACCGTTTAGAGACCTTTCTAAGGCTCTTTGGCTTCTGCCAATATTCCGTCTTCAGCTTCTCTATATCCTGGTTCTTGTTCCTGCTTCTCGGTATTACTCTTCCACTTCTCATCATTTTGCTCTCCTATTGTTCCGGTTGTTACAAGTACGAGATCaagagttttgagcttgagatTCTCGTATCTCAGTTTCTCGTCTCTGCCATTTCTCTTTTCTGCATCTCTCGCAATCTGCGCAAATATGGGATAAGGAAGTTCCTGTTTGTGGATAGGTATCATGGTCACGTGGAACAGTTTCGTGAGGAATACGCAAAGAAGATAGAT GATTTCTTCCGTTTGTTGGCAGCGTGGATATTACCATGTTTCATTGTAAAGGCTGCTCGAGAAGTCACTCGGGTTGTCTATGCCTATCACGATTCATGGTGGAGATCAGTCGTAATGCTAACTGTTTTGCTCGTGTCCTGGAGTTATTCAACTGTCATCTATTTATCAGGCAGTGGCTTGTTCAATTTGGTGTGTAATTTGCAGGTGATACACTTTGAGAATTATGGGAAGCTTCTTGAAAGGGACTCGGATCTCTCTGTTTATATGGAGGAACACATACGTTTGACGCATTATTTATCCAAGATAAGCCACAGGTTTCGAATATTTCTCCTCCTAGAATTCCTGGTTGTGACGGCTAGTCAGTTTGTAGCTCTGTTGGAAACCACAGAAAACCGTGGAATCATCAATTTCATCAATGGTGGTGATTTTGCA GTCATCTCCATCGTTGAGCTTGTTGGAATAATAATCTGCCTGCACGCAGCTGCAAAAATCTCACATAGAGCCCAAGGTCTAGCTTCAGTAGCTAGCCGATGGCATGCTTTAGTTACCTGCAACTCTAATGATACCTCTCAATCAGTTTCAATTAGTAATGATGATGGAGGCTTGGAAGCAGCCCATCTACCAGTCCCAATGCCTATAAATTACTCAGAAACtgatttggaggcagttgaTTATGTGCCTGTTCCAACCAATACTCAAATGGCTTCGTATATGTCCTTGTATCACGAGCGACAAGCCTTTG TTTTCATTgaggagaaaaaagaaaagagcaaaGGTTGGATAACAATTCCAGTGCCTACCGAGTAA
- the LOC18605066 gene encoding 4-coumarate--CoA ligase-like 9 isoform X2: MDPNTGFCYKTGTYSSLKPPIPLPPTDRPLSVAEYCLSLFHSTSTSGATTFVVNATTGQTLAYSQFLSQIHSLAYSVQKRYSLSQNDVAFILSPPSLHTPVLYFALMSLGVIVSPANPLSSNSEIAHQVQLSKPVIAFATSQASHKIPSLKHGTVLLDSPEFLSFLTQCNIDNDIIKRVKVNQSDSAAILYSSGTTGRVKGAMLTHRNLIAIMTAIHHYNTTEGGDNDNPQRSVTFFTVPLFHVFGFFMLLGAVLSADTVVLTERFEFEEMLRAVEKYKITGMPVSPPLVLAFVKSDLTKKYDLSPLQGLGCGGAPLGKEIAQRFKEKFPNVVLVQGYGLTETGGGATRVIGPEEAARYGTVGRLAENMEAKIVDPVTGEALQPGQRGELWLRGPTVMKGYVGDENATAETLDSEGWLKTGDICYFDSEGFLYIVDRLKELIKYKAYQVPPAELEHLLHSHPEIADAAVIPYPDEEAGQIPMAYVVRNPGSSITESQVMDFIAKQVAPYKKIRRVAFVNSIPKSPAGKILRRELVNHSLSGGLSKL, encoded by the exons ATGGATCCAAACACCGGATTCTGTTACAAAACAGGAACTTACAGTAGCCTGAAACCACCCATCCCTCTCCCGCCAACCGATCGACCTCTTTCAGTCGCCGAATATTGTCTCTCCCTCTTCCACTCCACTTCCACCAGCGGCGCCACCACTTTCGTCGTCAATGCGACCACCGGCCAAACGCTAGCTTACTCTCAATTCCTTTCTCAAATCCATTCCCTCGCTTATTCTGTCCAAAAACGCTACTCCCTCTCCCAAAACGACGTTGCTTTTATTCTCTCCCCTCCTTCCCTGCATACCCCCGTGCTTTACTTTGCTCTCATGTCGTTAGGAGTCATTGTCTCCCCCGCCAACCCGCTCAGTTCCAACTCGGAAATCGCTCACCAGGTCCAACTCAGTAAACCCGTTATTGCCTTCGCTACGTCACAAGCCTCTCATAAAATTCCATCTCTCAAACACGGAACTGTCCTCCTAGACTCGCCCGagtttctctctttcttaactcAGTGCAATATCGATAACGACATCATTAAACGAGTGAAGGTAAACCAATCCGACTCGGCTGCGATATTATATTCTTCAGGAACCACCGGGCGAGTCAAGGGGGCGATGCTGACTCACCGAAACCTAATCGCAATAATGACGGCGATTCATCACTACAACACAACCGAAGGCGGCGATAATGATAACCCCCAGCGATCAGTGACCTTTTTTACGGTGCCTTTGTTTCATGTATTCGGTTTCTTTATGTTGTTAGGGGCGGTTTTGTCGGCCGATACAGTGGTTTTGACGGagagatttgaatttgaggaaatGCTTAGAGCAGTTGAGAAGTATAAGATTACTGGCATGCCGGTTTCGCCGCCGCTTGTTTTGGCGTTTGTTAAATCGGATTTGACTAAAAAGTATGACTTGAGCCCGCTTCAGGGGCTTGGCTGCGGTGGCGCGCCGCTTGGCAAGGAGATTGCTCAGCGGTTCAAGGAGAAGTTTCCCAATGTGGTATTAGTGCAG GGATATGGGCTGACTGAAACTGGAGGGGGAGCAACAAGGGTGATAGGGCCTGAGGAGGCAGCACGATATGGGACAGTTGGCCGCCTTGCTGAAAATATGGAAGCCAAGATTGTCGATCCTGTAACTGGAGAGGCCCTGCAGCCCGGGCAGAGAGGGGAGCTATGGTTGCGGGGTCCAACAGTAATGAAGG GTTATGTAGGAGATGAGAACGCAACCGCTGAAACCTTGGATTCAGAAGGCTGGTTAAAAACTGGCGATATTTGTTATTTTGACTCTGAAGGGTTTCTTTACATTGTAGATAGATTGAAGGAATTGATCAAATACAAGGCATATCAG GTCCCTCCTGCTGAATTGGAGCATTTACTTCATTCCCATCCTGAAATTGCTGATGCAGCTGTGATTCC GTACCCTGATGAAGAAGCAGGGCAGATTCCCATGGCCTatgtagtgagaaaccctgGAAGTAGCATCACTGAGTCTCAAGTCATGGATTTCATTGCAAAACAG GTTGCGCCATACAAGAAGATTCGACGTGTTGCTTTTGTTAACTCTATTCCGAAATCCCCAGCAGGAAAGATCTTGAGGAGGGAGCTGGTTAATCATTCTCTATCTGGTGGTTTATCTAAATTATAA
- the LOC18605066 gene encoding 4-coumarate--CoA ligase-like 9 isoform X1: MAESDNPHRSIDPNTGFCPQTRTFHSLRPFVPLPPPSQPLSLPQYVLSLIRSSSTPTTGDTTFAVDATNAGTLSYSQFISQIHSLAHSLRKNYSLSQNDVAFILSPPSLRVPLLYFALMSLGIVVSPANPLSSELEIAHQVQLCKPVIAFATSKTSSKLPSLKLGTVLLDSPEFLTFLTQHHVDNDFINRVHVSQHDTAAVLYSSGTTGRVKGVMLSHRNLIALIAGFYHIRHFPQERREPHPVSFFTVPLFHVFGFFMLARAFSMGQSVVFTERFEFEGMLRAIEKYRITYMPVSPPLVVALSKSDLTKKYDLSSLLLLGCGGAPLGKEVVERFKEKFPAVELVQGYGLTETGGGATRVIGPEEAARYGTVGRLAENMEAKIVDPVTGEALQPGQRGELWLRGPTVMKGYVGDENATAETLDSEGWLKTGDICYFDSEGFLYIVDRLKELIKYKAYQVPPAELEHLLHSHPEIADAAVIPYPDEEAGQIPMAYVVRNPGSSITESQVMDFIAKQVAPYKKIRRVAFVNSIPKSPAGKILRRELVNHSLSGGLSKL, encoded by the exons ATGGCAGAATCTGACAATCCCCACCGTTCTATAGATCCAAACACCGGTTTCTGTCCCCAAACGAGGACTTTCCACAGTCTCAGGCCATTCGTACCTCTCCCACCACCGTCTCAGCCTCTCTCCCTCCCTCAATATGTCCTCTCTCTTATCCGCTCCTCCTCCACCCCCACCACCGGCGATACCACTTTTGCTGTCGACGCTACTAACGCAGGCACCCTCTCCTACTCCCAATTCATTTCTCAAATCCATTCCCTCGCTCACTCCCTCCGGAAAAACTATTCCCTTTCCCAAAACGACGTCGCCTTCATACTCTCCCCTCCCTCTCTTCGTGTCCCTTTGCTTTACTTCGCTCTCATGTCGTTAGGAATCGTTGTCTCTCCCGCCAACCCGCTGAGTTCCGAGTTGGAGATTGCTCACCAGGTTCAACTGTGTAAACCCGTTATTGCGTTCGCCACATCGAAGACGAGTTCCAAGCTTCCATCTCTCAAACTGGGAACTGTCCTCCTCGACTCGCCCGAGTTCCTCACTTTCTTAACTCAACACCATGTCGATAACGACTTCATTAATAGAGTCCATGTGAGCCAGCACGACACAGCGGCGGTACTTTATTCTTCGGGGACCACCGGGCGAGTCAAAGGCGTGATGCTGAGTCACCGGAACCTGATCGCGTTGATTGCCGGGTTTTACCACATAAGGCATTTTCCCCAGGAGCGGAGGGAACCGCACCCGGTGTCGTTTTTCACGGTGCCTTTGTTTCACGTGTTTGGGTTCTTTATGTTGGCGAGGGCGTTCTCGATGGGACAATCGGTGGTTTTCACGGagagatttgaatttgagggAATGTTAAGAGCCATAGAGAAGTACAGGATAACTTACATGCCCGTTTCGCCGCCGCTTGTGGTGGCGTTAAGTAAATCAGATTTGACTAAAAAGTATGACCTCAGCTCGCTTCTGTTGCTTGGTTGCGGTGGCGCCCCGCTTGGCAAGGAGGTTGTTGAGCGGTTCAAGGAGAAATTTCCCGCCGTGGAACTTGTTCAA GGATATGGGCTGACTGAAACTGGAGGGGGAGCAACAAGGGTGATAGGGCCTGAGGAGGCAGCACGATATGGGACAGTTGGCCGCCTTGCTGAAAATATGGAAGCCAAGATTGTCGATCCTGTAACTGGAGAGGCCCTGCAGCCCGGGCAGAGAGGGGAGCTATGGTTGCGGGGTCCAACAGTAATGAAGG GTTATGTAGGAGATGAGAACGCAACCGCTGAAACCTTGGATTCAGAAGGCTGGTTAAAAACTGGCGATATTTGTTATTTTGACTCTGAAGGGTTTCTTTACATTGTAGATAGATTGAAGGAATTGATCAAATACAAGGCATATCAG GTCCCTCCTGCTGAATTGGAGCATTTACTTCATTCCCATCCTGAAATTGCTGATGCAGCTGTGATTCC GTACCCTGATGAAGAAGCAGGGCAGATTCCCATGGCCTatgtagtgagaaaccctgGAAGTAGCATCACTGAGTCTCAAGTCATGGATTTCATTGCAAAACAG GTTGCGCCATACAAGAAGATTCGACGTGTTGCTTTTGTTAACTCTATTCCGAAATCCCCAGCAGGAAAGATCTTGAGGAGGGAGCTGGTTAATCATTCTCTATCTGGTGGTTTATCTAAATTATAA